In the Candidatus Saganbacteria bacterium genome, GCCGTTTTCCTGTCGGGGACTCTTTTCCTTTCAAAAGACCCTTTGGACAACAAGCTTATCAAAGTCACTGTCCCGAATACATTTACCACAAGGGAGATAGGCAGTTTGCTGTATTTGAGCGGGATAATAGATAATACCGCGGCGTTCGACTTTTCGGCAAAAATGATCAGGCTCGATTCGCGGCTGAAGGCGGGCACGTATTTTTTCAGCCCGAGCATGACGGTACTTAATATCCTTACCGATCTGAACGAGGGAAGGACGGTGTTCGGGCCGGCAAAATTGACGATACCCGAAGGCTCTTCGATATACAAGATCGCGAGGACGATCGAAAAAAAAGGTATCATGATGGACGGGAGCATCGATTCGCTCTATTTCGACGGCATTTCCGAAAATTTAAGATCAAGATATCCGTTCCTTGCCAATCCAAAGACAAAGTCCCTTGAAGGCTATCTTTTCCCCGACACGTATTTTGTCCCGGACAGGATGACGGTGGACGCTTTGGTCGAATTAATGCTCGACCGTTTTGTAAAAGTAGTGATGCCTGTCTGGAACACTTCGGGTATCAAAAGATATTCTCTTCACGAGGTGCTGACGATAGCTTCGATAGTCGAAAAAGAAGCGCAGGTCGACTGGGAAAGGCCGATCATCGCCTCGGTTTTTTTGAACCGCCTCGAGAACGGAATGCCGTTGAGGGCCGATCCCACGGTAAAATACGCCCTTGAAAGGCCGAAAAAGATAATTACTTATGAGGACCTCAAGGTCAGGTCGCCGTACAATACTTATATAAACAAAGGCCTGCCTCCGGGCCCCATCTGCAACCCCGGCCTGAAATCCATACTGGCAACGATCTATCCGGCAAGGACCAATTTCATATATTTTGTGTCAAACGGCAACGGTACGCACACTTTTTCGCCTGACTGGGCCGGCCACGCGAAAGCGGTCGCAAAATACAGAAAAATAAGGGACCTGAAGGCAAGGTAGTTATCGGTCAGTTACTCCCACTCGATAGTCGAAGGCGGTTTTGAGGAGATGTCGTACACGACGCGGTTTATCTGGGGCGATTCGTTGATGATGCGGCTCGAGATCGTCTCAAGAAGCTCATAAGGCAGTTTGGCCCAGTCCGCGGTCATTGCGTCGTTCGAGGTCACCGCGCGTATCGCTATCGTGTTCAGATATGTCCTTTTATCTCCCATGACCCCGACGGTCCTTATGGGAAGCAGTACGGCAAAAGACTGCCAGAGTTTTGTGTAATAGCCGGCTTTTTTTACTTCGGTGACGACTATATCATCCACATCCTGCAGGATCTTCACCCTTTCTTTTGTGACCTCGCCGATTATCCTGATGGCCAGGCCCGGACCGGGGAAAGGCTGTCTTGAGATTATTTCTTCGGATATCTCCAATTCTCTTCCGAGAGCCCTTACCTCGTCCTTGAAAAGTTTCCGCAGGGGTTCGATCAGCTTGAACTTCATCTTTTTCGGGAGGCCGCCCACGTTGTGATGCGTTTTTATCCTGGCCGCCGATTTATTTTTTCCCGGCACGGCGCTTTCTATGACATCAGGATAAAGAGTTCCCTGGGCGAGAAAAGGTATCGTGCCCAGTTTTATCGCTTCTTCCTCGAAAGTGTGGATGAACTCGTTCCCGATTATGTGCCGTTTTTGCTCCGGGTCGGTTACGCCTTTAAGCTTGGAATAGAAATGCTCCGAAGCGTCCACATATATAATGTTTATTTTAAAATTCTTCTCGAACATGACAGCGATCTTTTTCGCCTCGTCCTTTCTCATGAAGCCCTGGTCGATGAACATGCAGGTCAGCTGATCTCCAACCGCGCGGTGCACGAGGACGGCGACGGTCGTAGAATCGACGCCGCCTGAAAGCGCGCAGAGAATTTTGTCTTTTCCAACCATAGTTTTTATTTTTTCGGTCTGGCGTTCGATAAAAGATTTGGTGGTCCATGTGGCCTGGCTGTTGCAGATGATAAAGACAAAATTCTTTATTATATCGTCCCCGTATTCGGTATGGACCACTTCGGGATGGAACTGGACGGCATATAGTTTCTTTTCTATATTTCCTATCGCCGCGGCAGGCGTGTTCTGTGAATGCGCCATTATCTTGAACCCGGGAGGAGCTTTTTCAACGCTGTCGCCGTGGCTCATCCAGCAGTTTATCTGTAGAGGGATCCCCGCGAAAAGGTTCGTGTGGTCGTCGATGTTGAGCGGTGTTTTGCCGTATTCCCTCACCGCGGACTCTTTTACGCTCCCTCCGAGTTCTTTTGCCATAAGCTGCATGCCGTAGCATATCCCGAGTATCGGGATCCCGCTTGTCAGTATCCCGGGATCAAGTTTCGGGGCGTCTTTTTCATAAACGCTGCTGGGCCCGCCGGAAAGTATTATCCCTTTGACTTCTTTTTTCTTTAATTCCCCGAGAGTCGTGGAGTAGGGGAGGACCTCGGAATAGACATTGCATTCCCTGACGCGCCGTGCGATGAGCATGCTGTACTGGGCGCCGAAATCAAGGACGACGATGAGGTCATGCTTTTTCATATATTGATTTTACATTACAGAATGAAAACTATCAACCGACTCAAAATGAATGTTATGCTCCGCGCATATAAAAATACTATAAAATTGTGTGAAATTTCGCAAAAAAAATGACGATAGATAATTAAGAAGATTTAAGGCTAAATCTCTTGAGCTTGTAAAGCAAG is a window encoding:
- the mltG gene encoding endolytic transglycosylase MltG, with the protein product MNETGKKIFFIDAVRSTVKRTSGYLKKNKFILIGLVFVAIMAVAVFLSGTLFLSKDPLDNKLIKVTVPNTFTTREIGSLLYLSGIIDNTAAFDFSAKMIRLDSRLKAGTYFFSPSMTVLNILTDLNEGRTVFGPAKLTIPEGSSIYKIARTIEKKGIMMDGSIDSLYFDGISENLRSRYPFLANPKTKSLEGYLFPDTYFVPDRMTVDALVELMLDRFVKVVMPVWNTSGIKRYSLHEVLTIASIVEKEAQVDWERPIIASVFLNRLENGMPLRADPTVKYALERPKKIITYEDLKVRSPYNTYINKGLPPGPICNPGLKSILATIYPARTNFIYFVSNGNGTHTFSPDWAGHAKAVAKYRKIRDLKAR
- the guaA gene encoding glutamine-hydrolyzing GMP synthase, producing the protein MKKHDLIVVLDFGAQYSMLIARRVRECNVYSEVLPYSTTLGELKKKEVKGIILSGGPSSVYEKDAPKLDPGILTSGIPILGICYGMQLMAKELGGSVKESAVREYGKTPLNIDDHTNLFAGIPLQINCWMSHGDSVEKAPPGFKIMAHSQNTPAAAIGNIEKKLYAVQFHPEVVHTEYGDDIIKNFVFIICNSQATWTTKSFIERQTEKIKTMVGKDKILCALSGGVDSTTVAVLVHRAVGDQLTCMFIDQGFMRKDEAKKIAVMFEKNFKINIIYVDASEHFYSKLKGVTDPEQKRHIIGNEFIHTFEEEAIKLGTIPFLAQGTLYPDVIESAVPGKNKSAARIKTHHNVGGLPKKMKFKLIEPLRKLFKDEVRALGRELEISEEIISRQPFPGPGLAIRIIGEVTKERVKILQDVDDIVVTEVKKAGYYTKLWQSFAVLLPIRTVGVMGDKRTYLNTIAIRAVTSNDAMTADWAKLPYELLETISSRIINESPQINRVVYDISSKPPSTIEWE